The Rhodococcus triatomae genome includes a window with the following:
- a CDS encoding TetR/AcrR family transcriptional regulator, whose translation MSGSAADTPREESPPSMASADLLRALPVTRRGLRTRSALVAAARTVFERSGYLDARLADITQEAKCSSGTFYTYFASKEEIFAAVLEVAQEDMLHPGMAHVDADDDAVAVIEASNRAYFAAYERNARLMALLEQVANIDPGFRKLRQERADAFVRRNARSIADLQARGVADTGVDPLLASSALSGMISRLAFSYFVVAPSVAPGETTVSLDDLVRTATRLWANALRLPMDD comes from the coding sequence ATGTCCGGATCCGCAGCCGACACCCCGCGGGAGGAATCGCCTCCGTCGATGGCGAGTGCCGATCTACTCCGCGCTCTCCCGGTCACTCGCCGTGGCCTGCGTACCCGCTCGGCCCTCGTGGCCGCCGCGCGGACGGTGTTCGAGCGCTCGGGGTACCTCGATGCGCGGCTGGCGGACATCACGCAGGAAGCGAAGTGCTCCTCCGGAACCTTCTACACGTACTTCGCGAGTAAGGAAGAGATCTTCGCGGCGGTGCTCGAGGTCGCGCAGGAGGACATGCTGCATCCCGGGATGGCGCACGTGGACGCCGACGACGACGCGGTCGCCGTCATCGAGGCCAGCAATCGGGCGTACTTCGCGGCCTACGAGCGCAACGCCCGGCTCATGGCGCTGCTCGAACAGGTGGCGAACATCGACCCCGGGTTCCGGAAGCTGCGTCAGGAACGTGCCGACGCGTTCGTCCGCCGCAATGCGCGGAGCATCGCCGACTTGCAGGCCAGGGGTGTCGCCGACACCGGGGTCGACCCGCTGCTGGCATCCAGTGCCCTCTCCGGCATGATCAGCCGGCTCGCGTTCTCGTACTTCGTCGTGGCGCCGAGTGTGGCCCCGGGCGAGACCACCGTGTCCCTCGACGATCTCGTCCGCACCGCCACTCGCCTGTGGGCGAATGCTCTGCGGCTTCCCATGGACGACTGA
- a CDS encoding phosphotriesterase family protein, whose amino-acid sequence MSQIHTVRGPIDTSELGRTYMHEHVFVLTPDVQQNYPDEWGDEDERVADAVTKLKALAAQGVRTIVDPTVIGLGRYIPRIQRIAEQVPELNIVVATGCYTYTDVPFFFHYRGPALDEIAGVSLPDPMVDMFVGDIEEGITGTGVRAGLLKCAIDSEGLTPGVERVMRAVAGAHRVTGTPITVHTHPGSRSGLEVARVMCEQEGVEPSRIVLGHSGDTTDVEHLTELAEAGFVLGMDRFGINIETTFEARADTLIEMVRRGYADRMVLSQDASCFIDWIDPNVKAMLTQWNYLHIENDVLPYLREHGVSEEQITTMLVDVPRRYFEAR is encoded by the coding sequence ATGTCGCAGATCCACACCGTCCGTGGCCCGATCGACACGAGCGAACTCGGACGCACGTACATGCACGAGCACGTCTTCGTTCTCACTCCGGACGTGCAGCAGAACTACCCCGACGAGTGGGGCGACGAGGACGAGCGGGTCGCGGACGCGGTCACGAAGCTGAAGGCGCTGGCCGCGCAGGGGGTCCGCACGATCGTCGATCCGACGGTGATCGGTCTGGGACGCTACATTCCGCGGATCCAGCGCATCGCCGAACAGGTGCCGGAACTGAACATCGTGGTGGCCACCGGCTGTTACACGTATACCGACGTGCCGTTCTTCTTCCACTACCGTGGGCCGGCCCTCGACGAGATCGCCGGGGTGTCTCTTCCCGATCCGATGGTCGACATGTTCGTCGGGGACATCGAGGAGGGCATCACGGGCACCGGTGTCCGCGCCGGCCTGCTCAAGTGTGCGATCGACAGCGAGGGCCTCACCCCCGGTGTCGAGCGGGTCATGCGGGCGGTGGCAGGTGCCCACCGCGTGACCGGGACGCCGATCACCGTGCACACCCACCCGGGCAGCAGGTCCGGGCTCGAGGTCGCCCGGGTGATGTGCGAGCAGGAGGGCGTGGAGCCGAGCCGAATCGTGCTGGGACACAGCGGCGACACCACGGATGTCGAGCACCTCACGGAACTGGCCGAGGCCGGATTCGTTCTCGGAATGGATCGATTCGGTATCAACATCGAGACCACCTTCGAGGCTCGCGCGGACACGCTGATCGAGATGGTCCGCCGTGGATACGCCGATCGGATGGTGCTCTCCCAGGACGCGTCGTGCTTCATCGACTGGATCGACCCGAACGTCAAGGCGATGCTCACGCAATGGAACTACCTGCACATCGAGAACGACGTGCTGCCGTACCTGCGGGAGCACGGGGTCTCCGAGGAACAGATCACCACGATGCTCGTCGATGTCCCGCGGCGCTACTTCGAGGCGCGGTGA
- a CDS encoding alpha/beta hydrolase family protein, whose product MRLAHSSPRLVLTALAALTAATVTAACGSGDEPAAATEDTTTPPATSGGTSRIAYGDDPDNYGILHLPDGEGPHPVVVMVHGGGWLEDHDLSYFEPLSQSLTDEGIAVWNIEYRRVEGTGGWPTTLADADDATEALGTVVQDEAGGRLDLDDVHLAGHSAGGHLAAWIAGRHTLPPGSPGEQPSIVPRSATIMAGVFDLGLAATAGHDMFVQGLLGGTPDQYPDRYRIASPIEHLPVGLPVTAVHGTADQTVDPAQSRNYVAAATTAGDPAQLHTLDGVGHGEFGDVTSPAWAASKQIILDHVAAEDDG is encoded by the coding sequence ATGAGATTGGCACACTCGTCCCCGAGGCTTGTCCTCACCGCGCTCGCCGCGCTGACGGCCGCGACGGTCACGGCCGCTTGCGGCTCCGGCGACGAACCCGCCGCCGCGACCGAGGACACCACCACTCCCCCGGCCACGTCGGGCGGCACCTCGCGCATCGCCTACGGGGACGATCCGGACAACTACGGAATCCTGCACCTCCCCGACGGTGAGGGCCCGCACCCGGTGGTCGTGATGGTGCACGGCGGCGGGTGGCTCGAGGATCACGATCTCTCCTACTTCGAGCCGCTGTCCCAGTCGCTGACGGACGAGGGAATCGCGGTGTGGAACATCGAGTACCGCCGTGTCGAGGGCACCGGAGGATGGCCCACCACGCTCGCCGACGCCGACGACGCCACCGAGGCGCTCGGTACCGTCGTCCAGGACGAAGCCGGTGGACGCCTCGACCTGGACGACGTGCACCTCGCGGGGCACTCCGCGGGTGGCCATCTCGCGGCCTGGATCGCCGGACGGCACACGCTGCCCCCGGGATCCCCCGGCGAACAGCCGAGCATCGTGCCACGTAGCGCCACCATCATGGCGGGAGTGTTCGACCTGGGCCTCGCTGCCACCGCCGGACACGACATGTTCGTCCAGGGGCTTCTCGGCGGTACCCCCGATCAATATCCGGACCGCTACCGGATCGCGTCCCCGATCGAACACCTCCCGGTCGGATTGCCGGTCACCGCCGTCCACGGAACCGCGGACCAGACCGTCGATCCGGCGCAGTCCCGCAACTATGTCGCCGCGGCGACCACCGCCGGCGATCCGGCGCAGTTGCACACCCTCGACGGTGTCGGGCACGGGGAGTTCGGTGACGTCACCTCACCGGCCTGGGCCGCCTCGAAGCAGATCATCCTCGATCACGTCGCGGCGGAGGACGACGGGTAG